From the Marinomonas sp. THO17 genome, one window contains:
- a CDS encoding peroxidase family protein, whose translation MKSSLLIGLLRIVNFFPLVTRLINRIVSNQLATATTARPNSYSLWSPVDKKNQPPSSYLTWHTVTNKSFFDLHLSPAEDSFIKGLPSNDGTKEYPFGQVTELFKRENGLKEGRSSVFFMFFAQWFTDGFFRSDHIDLRKTTSNHNIDLAQIYGPNEEVALMLRSGSKGKLKSQIIDGEEYPDYLGELNDKGEWQVKECYERLPYIADKDWMESIFGNLTTEQKTQLFATGLERGNSIIGHMVMSTLFLREHNNICDNLSILYPDWDDDRLFHTARIINTVVLMKLVIEDYVNHIAGVDVLIMDPSYVEKKDWYREPWIAAEFNLLYRWHGLVPDALEISGRSESFVQNFSLLTQEGLSNLLEAATQQAAGQITLDNVPAFLMPAEQSMINKGRDWQLRSYNDYREKFGLQRLDSFEQLSHNSTINKELEKLYGHIDKLEFTVGLFAEDSELTLTGGLQTAMVAYDAITQIYTNPLLARQNYTEEHFTSFGMERIEETKSFQELVDRNTQRKVTVSVNNQSMTS comes from the coding sequence ATGAAAAGCTCATTATTAATCGGACTATTAAGGATTGTGAATTTTTTCCCCCTTGTTACTCGTCTAATTAATAGAATTGTTTCGAATCAATTGGCTACGGCTACTACAGCAAGACCAAATAGCTATAGCCTATGGTCGCCTGTTGATAAAAAGAATCAGCCGCCGAGTTCCTATTTAACTTGGCATACCGTTACTAATAAATCTTTTTTTGACCTTCATTTATCTCCTGCCGAAGATAGCTTTATTAAGGGCTTGCCTTCCAATGATGGAACAAAAGAATATCCATTTGGACAAGTTACTGAATTATTTAAGCGCGAGAATGGTTTGAAAGAAGGACGCTCTTCAGTATTTTTTATGTTTTTTGCTCAATGGTTTACGGATGGTTTTTTTCGTTCAGATCATATTGATCTTAGAAAGACGACATCGAACCACAATATCGATCTTGCCCAAATTTATGGCCCAAATGAAGAGGTCGCTCTAATGCTTCGTTCCGGGAGCAAGGGCAAATTAAAAAGTCAAATTATTGATGGCGAAGAGTATCCAGATTATTTAGGCGAACTAAATGATAAAGGAGAATGGCAAGTCAAAGAGTGTTATGAAAGACTGCCTTATATCGCGGATAAAGATTGGATGGAATCAATTTTTGGTAATTTAACCACAGAGCAAAAAACGCAGTTGTTTGCCACAGGTTTAGAGCGCGGCAACTCTATTATTGGCCATATGGTGATGAGCACTTTGTTTTTAAGGGAGCATAATAATATTTGTGATAATTTGTCGATTTTGTATCCAGATTGGGATGATGATCGACTGTTTCATACCGCACGAATCATTAACACAGTCGTATTAATGAAGCTTGTTATAGAAGATTATGTAAACCATATTGCTGGGGTTGACGTGTTAATTATGGATCCCAGTTATGTCGAGAAAAAAGATTGGTATCGTGAGCCTTGGATCGCTGCCGAGTTTAATCTTTTATATCGATGGCATGGCTTAGTTCCTGACGCGTTAGAGATTTCAGGTCGAAGTGAAAGTTTTGTACAAAATTTTTCGTTGTTAACACAAGAAGGCTTAAGTAATTTGCTAGAGGCAGCTACTCAGCAAGCCGCTGGGCAGATCACTCTTGATAATGTTCCAGCTTTCTTGATGCCTGCGGAACAGTCTATGATTAACAAGGGACGAGATTGGCAGCTGAGATCTTACAATGATTATAGAGAAAAATTTGGCTTGCAAAGGTTAGATTCCTTTGAACAGCTTTCTCATAACTCAACCATTAATAAGGAGTTAGAGAAGTTGTATGGCCATATTGATAAGCTAGAATTTACTGTTGGATTGTTTGCAGAGGACAGTGAGTTAACTTTGACGGGTGGGCTACAAACAGCAATGGTTGCATATGATGCTATCACTCAGATATATACGAATCCATTATTGGCTAGGCAAAATTATACCGAAGAACACTTTACGTCTTTCGGTATGGAACGTATAGAAGAGACAAAATCGTTTCAGGAATTAGTGGATCGAAATACTCAGCGAAAAGTCACTGTGAGTGTAAACAATCAATCTATGACAAGTTGA
- the rne gene encoding ribonuclease E, with translation MLINATQQEELRVALVDGQRLYDLDIESGSREQKKSNIYKGKITRVEPSLEAAFVDFGAERHGFLPLKEISKTYFSKKVSNDGRINIKDVISEGQEVIVQVDKEERGNKGAALTTFVSLAGRYLVLMPNNPRAGGISRRIDGDDRSQLKEAMSGLSTPENGGLIVRTAGVGRSTEELQWDLDYLETLWASITKAAAEKPAPFLIYQESNIVIRAIRDYLREDIGEVLIDEKQAYQDAVNFVMQVMPHFKSRIKLYTDSTPLFNRFQIETQIETAFQREVRLPSGGSIVIDPTEALVSIDINSARATKGGDIEETALQTNLEAADEIARQLRLRDIGGLVVIDFIDMTPVRNQKEVENRMKNALEADRARVQLGRISRFGLLEMSRQRLRPSLGETSGIVCPRCNGQGFIRDVESLALSVLRLIEEECAKERTAQIRAVLPVSVATFLLNEKRTNIAKIEKRNSVHIILVPNPHMETPHFEVERIRDDNSVISQNDTSYNLVETPEQPPYEPRQVSETLHQQAAVTSIAPKAPAPAHSASATKAKSTNPSLLKRILVALFGDASGQKTNNKSNTSKASANNSKNRNNKGKNNRPNRNKRNLKHQSNERADAMQEKPRSTRQSRREQAEAGHNNANKNGRRNNRSNRNNQDGKVETQEQAKVSRPPKEVPEVKERKRDRNENRRRNGKIKDEAQEAAKLQEVAEATKAEAVQQTQADIQESTSENTQDDTQPRRSRRSRRSRRPQNNENTIIENSKVEDKLVEETDVSEDKLVASATDASVEIIDESVTPVKNELNTRDTDTASAALDALDENANQDDNKPTVEPYAEDSQATVEHTEQVPAGAEVETETAEKTEQKAKVKPKMSVKAQISTEVPSVQQESEVAEQSRTQSDHSDVSLEETQTMTTSSEKVEQAEEIDKIEEQATDEKASRVETSAVSVEVEAQETNLTPETEAQKVNNEPLAEVEPTDVTTDENSEVTTKKVRVARRGRGKPATKPVTETAAPVELPAAILAQQEKFRQEQEEKRNASASRRRASKGRVKNDPRLMREESQTAEESIESN, from the coding sequence ATGTTAATAAATGCAACTCAGCAAGAAGAATTGCGTGTTGCCTTGGTAGACGGTCAGCGTCTATACGATCTTGATATCGAATCCGGCTCTCGTGAGCAAAAAAAATCCAATATATACAAAGGTAAAATTACTCGTGTTGAACCGAGTTTAGAAGCTGCCTTCGTAGACTTTGGTGCAGAACGACATGGATTCCTTCCACTCAAAGAAATATCCAAAACCTACTTCTCTAAAAAAGTCAGCAATGATGGTCGCATCAATATCAAAGATGTGATCAGCGAAGGCCAAGAAGTTATTGTTCAAGTTGATAAAGAAGAACGAGGCAACAAGGGTGCGGCACTAACAACTTTCGTCAGTTTGGCTGGTCGTTACCTAGTATTGATGCCTAATAATCCGCGTGCTGGTGGTATTTCTCGCCGTATCGATGGCGATGATCGTTCACAATTAAAAGAAGCCATGTCTGGTCTTTCTACTCCAGAAAATGGCGGCTTGATCGTCCGTACTGCTGGCGTAGGGCGATCTACGGAAGAGCTACAATGGGATTTGGATTATCTAGAAACTCTTTGGGCCTCCATCACCAAAGCGGCAGCAGAAAAACCTGCACCCTTCTTAATTTATCAAGAGAGTAATATTGTTATTCGCGCCATTCGTGATTATTTACGCGAAGACATTGGTGAAGTACTTATTGATGAAAAACAAGCTTACCAAGATGCAGTCAACTTTGTGATGCAGGTGATGCCGCATTTCAAATCTCGTATCAAGCTTTATACTGATTCCACCCCTTTATTTAACCGTTTCCAAATCGAAACTCAGATAGAAACCGCCTTCCAGCGTGAAGTCCGCCTGCCTTCTGGTGGTTCCATTGTCATTGACCCAACAGAAGCCCTAGTCTCTATCGATATTAACTCAGCACGGGCAACCAAAGGTGGTGACATCGAAGAGACGGCATTGCAGACTAACTTGGAAGCAGCCGATGAGATTGCTCGTCAATTACGTCTTCGTGATATCGGTGGTTTGGTGGTTATTGACTTCATCGATATGACACCAGTACGCAATCAGAAAGAAGTTGAAAACCGTATGAAAAATGCCCTAGAGGCTGATCGTGCGCGAGTGCAATTAGGCAGGATTTCACGCTTTGGATTGTTGGAAATGTCTCGTCAGCGCTTGCGCCCTTCTCTTGGCGAAACCAGCGGTATTGTGTGTCCTCGTTGTAACGGGCAAGGCTTCATTCGTGATGTAGAGTCTTTAGCCCTATCGGTACTTCGCCTTATTGAAGAAGAATGTGCAAAAGAAAGAACCGCGCAAATACGCGCCGTATTACCTGTTTCTGTTGCCACCTTCTTGCTAAATGAAAAGCGTACCAATATTGCTAAAATTGAAAAACGTAACAGTGTTCATATCATATTGGTGCCAAACCCACACATGGAAACCCCCCACTTTGAAGTGGAACGGATTCGTGATGACAACTCAGTTATCTCTCAAAATGACACCAGCTACAATTTGGTAGAAACACCTGAACAACCCCCTTACGAGCCAAGACAAGTAAGCGAAACCCTTCATCAGCAAGCTGCGGTAACTAGCATTGCACCTAAGGCCCCTGCACCGGCACATTCTGCTTCAGCAACGAAAGCCAAATCCACAAACCCAAGCTTGCTAAAACGCATTTTAGTGGCTCTATTTGGTGATGCTTCTGGTCAAAAAACCAACAACAAGAGCAACACCTCAAAAGCCTCTGCAAATAATTCGAAGAATCGAAACAATAAGGGTAAAAACAACCGCCCTAACCGCAACAAGCGCAACCTGAAACACCAAAGCAATGAACGCGCTGATGCTATGCAAGAGAAGCCGCGCTCTACTCGCCAATCACGTCGCGAGCAAGCTGAGGCTGGTCATAATAACGCTAATAAGAATGGTCGTCGCAATAACCGCTCTAATCGTAATAACCAAGACGGCAAGGTAGAAACACAAGAGCAAGCAAAAGTGTCTCGTCCACCAAAAGAAGTGCCTGAGGTGAAGGAGCGTAAACGTGATCGCAATGAAAATCGTCGTCGCAACGGTAAAATAAAAGACGAGGCTCAAGAGGCCGCCAAGTTACAAGAAGTAGCAGAAGCAACAAAAGCGGAAGCAGTACAACAAACACAAGCTGACATTCAAGAGTCTACTAGCGAAAACACTCAAGATGACACTCAGCCTCGTCGTTCTCGTCGATCTCGCCGCTCCCGTCGTCCGCAAAACAATGAAAATACAATTATTGAAAATAGCAAGGTTGAAGACAAGCTAGTTGAAGAAACAGACGTTTCCGAAGACAAGCTTGTTGCATCGGCGACAGACGCCAGTGTAGAGATCATAGATGAATCGGTAACACCTGTAAAAAATGAGCTAAATACACGTGATACTGATACCGCTTCCGCAGCCCTCGACGCATTAGATGAAAATGCCAATCAGGATGATAATAAGCCAACCGTAGAACCCTATGCTGAAGACTCTCAGGCGACTGTAGAGCACACAGAGCAAGTACCAGCAGGAGCTGAAGTTGAAACAGAAACCGCTGAGAAAACGGAACAAAAAGCAAAAGTTAAGCCTAAAATGTCCGTTAAAGCTCAAATAAGTACTGAGGTTCCTTCAGTTCAGCAAGAAAGCGAAGTTGCAGAGCAATCAAGGACTCAATCTGATCATTCGGATGTGTCTCTAGAAGAAACGCAAACGATGACAACCTCTTCTGAAAAAGTTGAACAAGCTGAAGAAATAGATAAAATCGAAGAACAAGCTACTGATGAAAAGGCTTCTAGGGTTGAAACAAGTGCCGTAAGTGTGGAAGTAGAGGCTCAAGAAACCAATTTGACGCCAGAAACAGAAGCGCAAAAAGTAAATAATGAACCACTTGCTGAAGTTGAGCCAACTGATGTAACAACAGACGAAAACAGCGAAGTTACTACTAAGAAGGTTCGTGTTGCTCGTCGCGGTCGCGGTAAACCTGCTACCAAACCGGTAACCGAAACGGCAGCTCCGGTAGAATTGCCGGCGGCTATTTTGGCTCAACAAGAAAAATTTCGCCAAGAACAAGAAGAAAAACGCAATGCATCTGCCTCTCGACGCCGAGCATCAAAAGGCCGTGTTAAAAACGACCCAAGATTAATGCGTGAAGAGAGCCAAACGGCTGAAGAAAGTATCGAATCAAATTAG
- a CDS encoding SulP family inorganic anion transporter — translation MIIDFSRFKDWTLVGDLFGGATTAIVSLPLALAFGVASGAGAEAGLWGAILVGFFAAVFGGSTSLISEPTGPMTVIMTAVLTSMMAASPESGLAMAFTVVMIAGLFQITLGYLKLGKYITLMPYSVISGFMSGIGVILIILQLAPFLGHPSPPGGVVGTLTALPNLLMNLKFSELFLGLLTLGVLFYLPKKWRRFAPPQLIALVVITLISIILFDTDDVRRIGLIPSGLPSIHWPTFEFPVIMEMVINGLVLGTLGCIDTLLTAVIADSLTRKEHDSNRELIGQGVANFVSGLLGGLPGAGATMGTVVNIQTGAKSPLAGITRALILLLVVLGASQLISPIPMAVLAGIALYVGINILDWSFLKRAHKVALSPTIIMYGVMTLTVFVDLMVAVGIGVFIANIMTIEKLSRLQSGNVRAISDADDDIPLTEAEKGLLDNANGNVLLFYLSGPMIFGASKAIAKHHNRIHNYKAVVLDLSAVPMMDLTIGLALENAIKDAIDANCAVYIYSPNGQTTERLEKLGVISRLPSDAFCDSRLEALEQAVECISANQNA, via the coding sequence ATGATCATTGATTTTTCTCGTTTTAAGGATTGGACATTGGTAGGTGATTTATTCGGTGGCGCTACTACCGCTATCGTTTCCCTACCACTGGCATTGGCTTTTGGTGTCGCCTCTGGGGCTGGCGCGGAAGCAGGTTTATGGGGTGCTATTTTGGTTGGTTTTTTCGCCGCGGTGTTTGGTGGCTCAACCAGCTTAATCTCAGAACCCACTGGCCCCATGACGGTTATAATGACGGCCGTTCTCACCAGCATGATGGCAGCTAGCCCCGAAAGTGGTTTAGCCATGGCTTTTACAGTTGTTATGATAGCCGGACTTTTTCAAATTACCCTTGGCTATCTTAAGCTTGGAAAATACATCACCCTCATGCCTTACAGTGTCATATCAGGCTTTATGTCTGGTATCGGCGTTATCTTAATTATCTTGCAACTTGCTCCTTTTCTTGGACATCCATCCCCTCCCGGTGGTGTTGTCGGTACACTCACCGCATTACCAAACCTATTAATGAACTTGAAATTCTCAGAACTTTTTTTAGGCTTATTAACCCTAGGGGTGTTGTTTTACTTACCTAAGAAATGGCGTCGTTTCGCCCCACCTCAGCTCATTGCATTGGTGGTTATTACGTTAATTTCCATCATATTATTTGATACAGACGACGTAAGGCGTATCGGTCTCATTCCATCAGGTTTGCCATCCATTCACTGGCCAACGTTTGAATTTCCTGTGATTATGGAAATGGTCATCAATGGCTTAGTGCTTGGTACATTGGGTTGTATCGATACTTTATTAACTGCTGTGATTGCAGATAGCTTGACCCGTAAAGAGCATGATTCAAACCGAGAGCTTATTGGTCAAGGTGTGGCAAACTTTGTTTCCGGCCTGCTGGGTGGCTTACCTGGTGCAGGCGCAACAATGGGAACCGTAGTTAACATTCAAACTGGCGCTAAATCTCCTCTTGCCGGTATAACCCGCGCGCTAATATTGCTCTTAGTCGTATTAGGAGCCTCACAGTTGATTAGCCCGATTCCGATGGCAGTATTAGCTGGAATTGCTTTGTATGTGGGCATAAATATTCTTGACTGGAGTTTCTTAAAACGCGCACATAAGGTTGCTCTCTCTCCTACCATCATAATGTATGGCGTAATGACATTAACCGTCTTTGTGGATTTGATGGTTGCTGTTGGCATAGGTGTTTTCATTGCAAACATCATGACCATCGAAAAGCTTAGCCGTTTACAATCGGGTAATGTAAGAGCCATTAGTGACGCAGACGACGACATACCACTTACCGAGGCTGAAAAAGGCTTATTGGATAATGCAAATGGAAATGTTTTGTTGTTCTATCTTTCAGGACCAATGATCTTTGGTGCAAGTAAAGCTATCGCTAAACATCATAACCGTATACATAACTACAAAGCCGTAGTATTAGATCTCAGTGCCGTACCTATGATGGACCTAACCATAGGTCTTGCTCTGGAAAACGCCATTAAAGATGCGATAGACGCCAATTGCGCTGTTTATATTTACAGCCCAAATGGGCAAACGACCGAACGTCTGGAAAAACTTGGCGTCATAAGTCGTCTACCCAGCGATGCCTTCTGTGACTCTCGTCTTGAAGCATTAGAACAGGCAGTCGAATGTATATCTGCTAATCAAAACGCGTAA
- a CDS encoding CLCA_X family protein produces the protein MNYSVHNEISFVEIRRQFDFRGIEIGSWVTPEERDQAALHFHRALVDLMGVLQGPESLISLRGSLGLQYGKGGQPGVAAHYTPSTRQLALAKNAGAGSLAHEWFHAFDHYMADKLYPQTPSMSFASNVWLNTSDTENFRHHPLNIALIACFKAIMLNLSGSEPSELFRASQKADQEYNILYYAKPEELCARSFEAFVEDACPTNPFLVRGTRYSIDTQRGLYPQGEQRERIGNAFRHYFYTLGASLFMENGN, from the coding sequence ATGAATTATTCTGTCCATAATGAGATTTCTTTTGTGGAAATACGACGCCAGTTTGATTTTCGTGGAATCGAAATTGGTAGCTGGGTTACGCCTGAAGAAAGAGATCAGGCAGCCTTACATTTTCATCGGGCTTTAGTCGATTTGATGGGCGTTTTACAGGGACCTGAAAGCTTAATTTCTCTTCGAGGAAGCCTGGGGTTGCAATATGGGAAAGGAGGGCAGCCGGGCGTAGCTGCACATTATACTCCTTCAACTCGACAGCTTGCCTTGGCAAAAAACGCCGGTGCTGGCAGTTTAGCGCATGAGTGGTTTCATGCTTTTGATCATTATATGGCGGATAAGTTATATCCCCAAACACCATCAATGAGTTTTGCCTCCAATGTTTGGCTTAATACATCGGATACAGAAAACTTTCGTCATCACCCTTTGAATATTGCACTGATTGCTTGTTTTAAGGCCATTATGCTTAATCTTTCAGGGAGCGAGCCAAGTGAGCTTTTTCGAGCTTCTCAAAAAGCCGATCAAGAATATAACATTTTGTATTATGCGAAACCTGAAGAGTTGTGTGCTCGATCTTTTGAAGCCTTTGTGGAAGATGCCTGTCCGACGAATCCATTTTTAGTGCGAGGGACTCGGTATTCTATTGATACTCAAAGAGGGTTATATCCTCAAGGTGAGCAAAGAGAGCGAATTGGTAACGCATTCCGACACTATTTTTATACACTTGGTGCATCACTATTTATGGAAAACGGCAACTGA
- a CDS encoding fumarate hydratase, with protein sequence MSIIKEDDLIDSVADALQFISYYHPLDFVNAVHEAYEREESQAAKDAMAQILINSRMCAEGKRPICQDTGIVTVFVKVGMNVQWQSTKSVADMINEGVRRAYLHPDNVLRASILDDPAGARKNTKDNTPAVIHMEVVPGDTVEVHVAAKGGGSENKSKLAMLNPSDDIVEWVKKTVPTMGAGWCPPGMLGIGIGGTAEKAMVMAKESLMEPIDIHELRERGPQNRVEELRLAIFDAVNNLGIGAQGLGGLTTVLDVKIMDYPTHAASLPVAMIPNCAATRHAHFVLDGSGPADLVPPSLDDWPEITWEVGDSVRRVNLDDITPEQVKEWLPGETVLLNGKMLTGRDAAHKKMVEMMANGEDLPVDLKGRFIYYVGPVDPVKDEAVGPAGPTTSTRMDKFTHTMLDKTGLLGMIGKAERGPVAIEAIKEFGAVYLMAVGGAAYLVSKAIKKAEVVAFPELGMEAIYEFEVVDMPVTVAVDAQGTSVHITGPAEWKSKIEAQAIEIK encoded by the coding sequence ATGAGCATTATTAAAGAAGATGATTTGATTGATAGCGTTGCGGATGCGCTGCAATTTATCTCTTATTACCATCCGTTAGATTTTGTTAATGCGGTTCATGAGGCTTACGAACGCGAAGAGAGTCAAGCGGCAAAAGATGCTATGGCGCAAATCCTAATTAATTCTCGTATGTGTGCTGAAGGTAAGCGTCCTATTTGTCAGGATACTGGCATTGTGACGGTTTTTGTTAAAGTTGGTATGAATGTCCAGTGGCAAAGCACTAAAAGTGTAGCGGATATGATTAACGAAGGTGTGCGTCGTGCCTATCTCCATCCTGACAATGTGCTTCGAGCATCTATTCTTGATGACCCTGCTGGTGCTCGTAAAAACACGAAAGATAACACTCCTGCTGTTATTCATATGGAAGTGGTGCCTGGTGATACAGTTGAAGTTCATGTGGCTGCGAAAGGTGGCGGTTCTGAGAATAAATCCAAATTGGCGATGTTGAATCCGTCTGATGACATTGTTGAATGGGTAAAGAAAACCGTTCCAACTATGGGTGCGGGTTGGTGTCCGCCAGGCATGTTGGGCATAGGTATTGGTGGAACCGCGGAAAAAGCCATGGTGATGGCAAAAGAATCTCTGATGGAGCCAATTGATATTCATGAGCTAAGAGAGCGTGGCCCACAAAATCGTGTTGAAGAATTACGTTTGGCTATCTTTGATGCGGTCAATAATCTAGGTATAGGCGCTCAAGGTCTGGGTGGTCTTACAACCGTTCTTGATGTAAAAATCATGGATTATCCAACCCATGCGGCCTCTTTGCCTGTTGCCATGATTCCAAACTGTGCAGCAACACGTCATGCGCATTTTGTCCTAGACGGTTCTGGTCCGGCGGATTTGGTGCCACCATCTCTAGATGATTGGCCGGAAATTACTTGGGAAGTAGGGGATAGTGTGCGTCGTGTTAATCTTGACGACATTACTCCAGAACAAGTGAAAGAGTGGCTGCCAGGTGAGACAGTGCTACTAAATGGCAAAATGCTTACTGGTCGTGATGCCGCTCATAAGAAAATGGTTGAAATGATGGCCAATGGCGAAGATTTGCCAGTGGATCTTAAAGGTCGTTTTATCTACTACGTAGGGCCTGTGGATCCAGTTAAGGATGAGGCAGTAGGCCCTGCTGGCCCAACAACATCGACCCGTATGGATAAATTTACTCATACCATGCTGGATAAAACGGGTTTGCTTGGCATGATAGGTAAAGCTGAGCGTGGTCCTGTGGCGATTGAGGCCATTAAAGAATTTGGCGCTGTTTACCTAATGGCGGTTGGTGGGGCAGCTTATCTAGTTTCCAAAGCTATCAAAAAAGCAGAAGTGGTTGCTTTTCCTGAATTGGGAATGGAGGCCATATATGAGTTTGAGGTGGTGGATATGCCAGTGACTGTAGCTGTGGATGCGCAAGGTACCTCTGTGCATATTACAGGGCCGGCAGAATGGAAATCTAAGATTGAAGCTCAAGCCATTGAGATTAAATAA
- a CDS encoding RluA family pseudouridine synthase — protein MSELEQKLTERPAVRYITIDENNHGQRIDNFLLTFLKGVPKGKIYNLLRKGEIRVNKKRIKPDYRLQNEDVVRIAPIVLAPVSKKPELPDRLKNDIESRIVYEDNGLLVINKPTGLAVHGGSGLSFGLVEVVRQMRPQEKFIELVHRLDRDTSGLIMIAKKRSVLKDLHAALREKEGVQKTYLALVYGSWPKRKQQVNAPLLKNELKSGERIVKVHTEGKDSLTLFKLVRQFEGYSLIECEPVTGRTHQIRVHTLHAGYPIVGDDKYSPAENLKASKALGFKRLCLHATRLVIELNGEKKVFEVPLDDEWNALMASALTAKY, from the coding sequence ATGTCCGAATTAGAACAAAAATTAACAGAACGACCAGCCGTTCGCTACATTACAATAGATGAAAACAATCACGGACAAAGGATTGATAACTTCCTTCTTACTTTTTTGAAAGGTGTGCCCAAAGGCAAAATTTATAACTTATTAAGGAAGGGCGAAATTCGGGTCAATAAAAAACGAATCAAACCAGATTATCGTTTGCAAAATGAAGATGTGGTGCGTATTGCGCCAATTGTGCTTGCCCCTGTGTCAAAAAAGCCAGAATTACCTGATCGACTAAAAAATGACATTGAGTCCCGTATTGTTTATGAGGATAACGGGTTGCTTGTGATAAATAAACCAACTGGGCTTGCCGTACATGGTGGTAGTGGATTGAGTTTTGGTTTGGTTGAAGTGGTAAGGCAAATGCGACCACAGGAAAAATTCATTGAGTTGGTGCATCGTCTTGATCGAGATACATCAGGATTGATCATGATTGCCAAGAAACGTTCTGTTCTCAAAGATTTGCATGCGGCGTTACGGGAAAAAGAGGGCGTGCAGAAAACTTATTTGGCTTTGGTTTATGGCAGCTGGCCTAAACGTAAACAACAAGTGAATGCACCACTGCTGAAAAATGAGCTTAAGTCAGGAGAACGTATTGTAAAAGTACACACTGAAGGCAAAGACAGTTTGACTTTATTTAAGTTAGTACGTCAATTTGAAGGTTACAGTCTAATAGAATGCGAACCAGTCACAGGTAGAACTCACCAAATTCGTGTGCATACATTGCATGCTGGCTACCCCATTGTTGGGGATGATAAATATTCTCCTGCGGAAAACTTGAAAGCAAGCAAGGCGCTTGGTTTTAAGCGTTTGTGTTTACACGCCACACGATTAGTTATTGAGTTAAATGGAGAGAAAAAAGTGTTTGAAGTGCCATTAGATGATGAATGGAATGCTTTAATGGCTTCAGCACTGACAGCCAAGTATTAA